A region from the Ricinus communis isolate WT05 ecotype wild-type unplaced genomic scaffold, ASM1957865v1 Ctg24, whole genome shotgun sequence genome encodes:
- the LOC125368941 gene encoding 30S ribosomal protein S7, chloroplastic-like: MIFLALIKGKLILENPCTLMSRRGTAEEKTAKSDPIYRNRLVNMLVNRILKHGKKPLAYQIIYRAMKKIQQKTETNPLSVLRQAIRGVTPDIAVKARRVGGSTHQVPVEIGSTQGKALAIRWLLGASRKRPGRNMAFKLSSELVDAAKGSGDAIRKKEETHRMAEANRAFAHFR, encoded by the coding sequence atgatttttttagcCCTTATAAAAGGAAAACTGATTCTTGAGAACCCTTGCACGCTCATGTCACGTCGAGGTACTGCAGAAGAAAAAACTGCAAAATCCGATCCAATTTATCGTAATCGATTAGTTAACATGTTGGTTAACCGTATTCTGAAACACGGAAAAAAACCATTGGCTTATCAAATTATCTATCGAGCCATGAAAAAGATTCAACAAAAGACAGAAACAAATCCACTATCTGTTTTACGTCAAGCAATACGTGGAGTAACTCCCGATATAGCAGTAAAAGCAAGACGTGTAGGCGGATCGACTCATCAAGTTCCCGTTGAAATAGGATCCACACAAGGAAAAGCACTTGCCATTCGTTGGTTATTAGGGGCATCCCGAAAACGTCCGGGTCGAAATATGGCTTTCAAATTAAGTTCCGAATTAGTGGATGCTGCCAAAGGGAGTGGTGATGCCATACGCAAAAAGGAAGAGACTCATAGAATGGCAGAGGCAAATAGAGCTTTTGCACATTTTCGTTAA